One genomic region from Anopheles bellator chromosome 2, idAnoBellAS_SP24_06.2, whole genome shotgun sequence encodes:
- the LOC131210806 gene encoding U6 snRNA-associated Sm-like protein LSm4, producing the protein MLPLSLLKTAQSHPMLVELKNGETYNGHLVSCDTWMNINLREVICTSKDGDKFWRMPECYIRGSTIKYLRIPDEVIDMVKEDVQAKSRSRAEMNKGGRNQNQGRGGGGGGGGGGGGGGGGGRNNMNSNNRNTFGGNRGGNRAGLGNPNRNVQNKK; encoded by the exons ATG CTGCCCCTGTCCCTCTTGAAGACGGCGCAGAGCCATCCCATG TTGGTGGagttgaaaaatggcgaaacataCAACGGACACCTGGTGAGCTGTGACACCTGGATGAATATTAATCTGCGGGAGGTCATCTGCACCTCAAAG GATGGTGATAAGTTTTGGCGTATGCCCGAGTGCTACATCCGTGGCAGCACGATCAAGTATCTGCGCATACCGGACGAAGTGATCGACATGGTGAAGGAGGATGTGCAGGCCAAATCGCGTAGCCGCGCCGAGATGAACAAGGGCGGACGGAACCAAAACCAAggccgtggtggcggcggtggcggtggcggaggcggtggcggcgggggagGTGGTGGGCGAAATAATATGAACTCCAACAACCGCAACACCTTCGGCGGCAATCGGGGCGGTAACCGTGCCGGATTGGGGAACCCGAATCGAAACGttcaaaataagaaataa
- the LOC131211185 gene encoding aspartate aminotransferase, mitochondrial — protein MACSKALQRGSAVLLRNVLAVQSPAISRASSWWSAVQMGPPDVILGVTEAYKRDTNPKKINLGVGAYRDDNGKPFVLSSVRKAERRLAEKQLDHEYSPIGGTAEFCKHSILLALGEDSEHVANGLNSTVQGISGTGALRIGGAFLAGFFPGPKDIYLPTPSWGNHGPIFRHSGLNVKSYRYYDPATCGFDFNGALEDLSKIPERSVVLLHACAHNPTGVDPKPEQWAEMSAVIRQRNLYPFFDMAYQGFASGDVAKDAFAVRAFLRDGHQIALAQSFAKNMGLYGERAGAFSLVTGSKDEADRTMSQLKILIRPMYSNPPIHGARLVAEILGDAALRKEWLGDVKLMADRIISVRSTLRNNLKDLGSSRNWAHITDQIGMFCFTGMNQQQCERLTKDFSVYLTKDGRISMAGVTTKNVGYLAEAIHAVTK, from the exons ATGGCCTGTTCGAAAGCGCTACAACGCGGCTCAGCTGTGCTTTTGCGAAATGTGCTGGCAGTTCAAAGCCCCGCCATATCGCGGGCAAG CTCATGGTGGAGCGCGGTACAGATGGGCCCACCGGACGTGATCCTGGGTGTTACGGAGGCCTACAAACGGGATACCAACCCGAAAAAGATCAACCTTGGTGTGGGAGCGTATCGTGACGACAATGGCAAACCGTTCGTGCTGTCGAGTGTCCGCAAGGCGGAGCGGCGTCTGGCAGAGAAACAGCTCGACCACGAGTACTCTCCGATCGGCGGTACGGCCGAGTTCTGTAAACACAGTATTCTGTTGGCGCTGGGCGAGGACAGTGAACACGTCGCAAACGGTTTGAACTCCACCGTGCAGGGCATCAGTGGAACCGGAGCGTTGCGCATCGGCGGTGCCTTCTTGGCCGGTTTCTTTCCGGGTCCGAAAGATATCTATCTGCCGACTCCCTCGTGGGGCAACCATGGGCCGATCTTTCGACACTCGGGATTGAACGTGAAATCGTACCGCTACTACGATCCGGCGACCTGTGGATTTGACTTTAACGGCGCGCTGGAGGATCTGTCG AAAATCCCGGAGCGATCGGTCGTGCTACTACATGCTTGTGCCCACAACCCGACCGGTGTCGATCCGAAACCAGAACAGTGGGCAGAAATGTCAGCCGTGATCCGGCAGCGCAATCTGTACCCGTTCTTCGACATGGCTTACCAGGGCTTTGCCAGTGGTGATGTTGCCAAGGATGCCTTTGCCGTACGTGCTTTCCTACGGGACGGCCATCAGATCGCTCTAGCCCAAAGCTTCGCCAAAAACATGGGCCTTTACGGTGAACGTGCTGGAGCATTCTCGCTCGTGACGGGCAGCAAGGATGAAGCCGATCGTACCATGTCGCAGCTGAAGATCCTCATTCGTCCAATGTACTCCAATCCCCCGATTCACGGTGCGCGGTTAGTGGCTGAGATTCTTGGTGATGCCGCGCTGCGCAAGGAATGGCTCGGAGACGTAAAGCTAATGGCCGACCGAATCATTTCTGTACGCTCGACGTTGCGCAATAACCTCAAGGATCTTGGGTCGTCGCGCAACTGGGCCCACATAACCGACCAAATCGGCATGTTCTGCTTTACCGGCATgaaccagcagcagtgtgAGCGATTGACGAAAGACTTCAGCGTCTACCTCACGAAGGATGGTCGCATCTCAATGGCGGGCGTAACTACGAAGAATGTTGGCTATCTGGCCGAGGCCATCCATGCTGTAACGaagtaa